A portion of the Edaphobacter lichenicola genome contains these proteins:
- a CDS encoding metallophosphoesterase family protein: protein MRALIVSDIHGNLEALTAVLAAAEPYDALWNLGDVVGYGGSPNEVVNLIRAKAQVNVRGNHDRVCCGLTSALGFNPVARAAAEWTKTELTLENLEWLKGVPQGPVTPEEPGVTCVHGSPLNEDQYILNMRDAWAPLQQMTTAITFFGHTHLQGGFSQKGHEWHEIKTQFRTKNAAESWKMPIPEGTRHLINPGAVGQPRDCDWRAAFVIYDSEAREIIYHRVPYDLTAAQGRILMAGLPERLAARLREGR from the coding sequence ATGCGCGCGCTCATTGTTTCAGACATTCACGGGAACCTAGAAGCATTGACAGCAGTTCTTGCCGCAGCAGAGCCGTACGACGCGCTATGGAATCTAGGCGATGTGGTTGGGTATGGCGGAAGTCCGAATGAGGTGGTGAACCTGATTCGGGCCAAGGCGCAGGTGAATGTGCGGGGCAATCATGACCGGGTGTGTTGTGGGCTGACCTCGGCGCTTGGGTTCAATCCTGTGGCGAGGGCTGCGGCGGAGTGGACGAAGACGGAGTTGACGCTGGAGAATCTGGAGTGGCTGAAGGGAGTGCCGCAGGGGCCGGTGACGCCGGAGGAGCCGGGAGTGACTTGTGTGCATGGGTCTCCGCTCAATGAAGACCAGTACATTTTGAACATGAGGGATGCGTGGGCTCCGCTGCAGCAGATGACGACGGCGATTACGTTCTTTGGGCATACGCATCTGCAGGGAGGGTTTTCGCAGAAGGGGCATGAGTGGCACGAGATTAAGACCCAGTTTCGGACGAAGAATGCCGCCGAGAGCTGGAAGATGCCGATTCCAGAGGGGACGCGGCATTTGATCAATCCGGGAGCTGTGGGGCAGCCGAGGGATTGCGATTGGCGGGCAGCGTTCGTGATCTATGACTCGGAGGCGAGGGAGATTATTTATCATCGCGTGCCGTATGACCTGACTGCCGCGCAGGGTCGGATTCTGATGGCCGGGTTGCCGGAGCGGTTGGCCGCCAGGCTGCGCGAAGGGCGTTAG
- a CDS encoding LOG family protein — protein sequence MTTPKLPDEMEQAPLAYENGDFLNSPDGRMLRILSEYQEPMARFRRERIQDTVVFFGSARFRALDVASSELELLANTGSAQPAPEHEQPATPKEIESGEASGLKLRLAEAAVEMAHYYEDARKLAGMVASWSKTLPGRRHRFVVTSGGGPGIMEAANRGAYEAGAKSIGLNIRLPFEQHPNPYITPALSFDFHYFFMRKYWFAYLAKALVVFPGGFGTLDEMFELLTLAQTKKLAKKITIVIYGSAYWKNVINLELLAEKGAIATADLELFQFADTPEEAFALLKAGLTENHLESDFEREQARLEKEEIPDHPAPNAQEMMGPDIAKTR from the coding sequence ATGACGACGCCAAAATTGCCGGACGAGATGGAGCAGGCTCCGCTCGCGTATGAGAATGGGGATTTTTTGAATTCGCCGGATGGGCGGATGCTGCGGATTCTATCGGAGTATCAGGAGCCGATGGCGCGATTTCGGCGGGAGCGGATTCAGGACACGGTGGTGTTCTTCGGGTCGGCACGGTTTCGTGCGCTCGATGTGGCGAGTTCCGAGTTGGAGCTGCTGGCGAATACGGGCTCGGCTCAGCCGGCTCCGGAGCATGAGCAGCCAGCGACGCCTAAGGAGATTGAGAGCGGTGAGGCGAGTGGACTGAAGCTGCGGCTGGCTGAGGCGGCAGTGGAGATGGCGCACTACTACGAGGATGCGCGGAAGCTGGCAGGAATGGTGGCGTCTTGGTCGAAGACTCTGCCGGGCCGGCGGCATCGGTTTGTGGTGACCTCGGGCGGCGGGCCGGGAATCATGGAGGCGGCCAATCGTGGGGCGTATGAGGCGGGGGCGAAGTCGATCGGGTTGAACATCAGGCTGCCGTTTGAGCAGCATCCGAATCCCTACATTACGCCGGCGTTGAGTTTCGACTTTCATTACTTCTTCATGCGGAAGTACTGGTTTGCTTACCTGGCGAAGGCGCTGGTGGTGTTTCCGGGTGGGTTTGGCACGCTGGATGAGATGTTCGAGCTGCTGACGCTGGCGCAGACGAAGAAGCTGGCGAAGAAGATCACGATAGTGATCTATGGGTCGGCTTACTGGAAGAATGTGATCAATCTCGAGTTGCTGGCTGAGAAGGGCGCGATCGCGACGGCAGATCTGGAGCTGTTTCAGTTTGCGGATACGCCGGAGGAGGCTTTTGCGCTGCTCAAGGCCGGGTTGACGGAGAATCATCTGGAGTCGGACTTTGAGCGCGAACAGGCGCGACTGGAAAAAGAGGAGATTCCGGATCATCCGGCGCCAAATGCGCAGGAGATGATGGGGCCGGATATCGCGAAGACGCGTTAG
- a CDS encoding AsmA family protein, producing the protein MNATGTEQVVLEERRRWWRRRWVMWTGMAFLGVAIAGALLVAWGLRQIQPMLRKKVVETLSARFNSPVELDRLSLSMTKGIIVSGGGLRILYLAGPTKPDARPNAPPMLSVDNFEFGTGWRELMKPTTRLVTVKVNGLRVNIPPKGNRVDLDNPKRRGQSALGIVVDRIECTDAKVTLETNKPGKKPLEFAISSLVLTDVGAKKPLNYTAVLVNPKPVGNVRSTGHFGPWQDDNPRDTPLDGDYEFTQADLSSIHGIEGILASKGRFAGTLGEIAAEGVADVPAFRLDVSEHALPLHTEFRAVVDGMSGDTRLEWVKARVGRSELTATGSVTRAVGMPGHTTEMRVVMERGRIEDMLTLAMKASPALMRGALATKTHLVIPPGPVSVSRKMRLEGTFAIHDALLNNEKMQQQLNAMSERARGNPKLANAQDAETVSSSLSGTFSQADAVMQIPQLDYQMPGAEVTMVGQIELVGSKYEFHGKVRTAATASQMTTGWKSLLLIPFDGLLKKNGAGVELPIQMSGVGSAYDLRLDFPHNTGISAGTTSAPK; encoded by the coding sequence TTGAACGCGACTGGTACGGAGCAAGTTGTGCTGGAAGAACGCCGGCGGTGGTGGCGAAGGCGGTGGGTGATGTGGACCGGCATGGCTTTTCTTGGGGTTGCGATTGCAGGTGCATTGCTGGTGGCGTGGGGGCTGCGGCAGATACAGCCGATGCTGCGGAAGAAGGTGGTGGAGACGCTGTCGGCTCGGTTCAACAGCCCGGTGGAGCTGGATCGGCTTTCGCTGTCGATGACGAAGGGCATCATCGTGAGTGGAGGTGGATTGAGGATTTTGTACCTGGCGGGACCGACGAAGCCGGATGCGCGGCCGAATGCGCCGCCGATGTTGAGCGTGGATAACTTTGAGTTCGGTACGGGATGGCGCGAGCTTATGAAGCCGACGACGCGGCTGGTGACGGTGAAGGTGAATGGTCTGCGGGTGAATATTCCGCCGAAGGGAAACAGGGTGGATCTGGATAATCCGAAGCGGAGGGGGCAGTCGGCGCTGGGGATTGTGGTGGATCGGATTGAGTGTACGGACGCGAAGGTGACGCTGGAGACGAACAAGCCGGGGAAGAAGCCGCTGGAGTTTGCGATCAGCAGCCTGGTGCTGACGGATGTGGGGGCGAAGAAGCCGTTGAACTACACGGCGGTGCTGGTGAATCCGAAGCCGGTGGGGAATGTGCGGTCGACGGGGCACTTTGGGCCGTGGCAGGACGATAATCCGCGGGACACGCCGCTTGATGGCGACTATGAGTTTACGCAGGCGGACTTGTCGTCGATTCATGGGATTGAGGGGATTCTGGCATCGAAGGGGAGGTTTGCCGGGACGCTGGGAGAGATTGCGGCAGAGGGAGTGGCGGATGTGCCGGCGTTTCGGCTGGATGTGAGTGAGCATGCGCTGCCGCTGCATACGGAGTTTCGTGCGGTGGTGGATGGGATGTCGGGTGATACGCGGCTGGAGTGGGTGAAGGCGCGGGTGGGGCGGTCGGAGCTGACGGCTACGGGGTCGGTGACGCGAGCGGTGGGGATGCCGGGACACACGACGGAGATGCGCGTCGTGATGGAGCGCGGACGGATTGAAGATATGCTGACGCTGGCGATGAAGGCGAGTCCTGCGCTGATGCGAGGGGCGCTGGCGACGAAGACGCATCTTGTGATTCCGCCGGGGCCGGTGAGCGTGTCGCGGAAGATGCGGCTGGAGGGGACGTTCGCGATTCATGATGCGCTGTTGAACAACGAGAAGATGCAGCAGCAGTTGAATGCCATGAGCGAACGGGCGCGGGGGAATCCAAAGCTGGCGAATGCGCAGGATGCGGAGACGGTGTCGTCGTCGTTGAGCGGGACGTTTTCGCAGGCGGATGCGGTGATGCAGATTCCTCAGCTGGATTACCAGATGCCGGGAGCGGAGGTGACGATGGTGGGGCAGATCGAACTGGTGGGGAGCAAGTACGAGTTTCATGGAAAGGTGAGGACGGCGGCGACGGCTTCGCAGATGACGACGGGGTGGAAGAGTCTGTTGCTGATTCCGTTCGATGGGCTGTTGAAGAAGAATGGTGCCGGGGTTGAGTTGCCGATTCAGATGTCGGGGGTGGGGTCGGCGTATGATCTGCGGCTGGATTTTCCGCATAACACGGGGATCTCGGCGGGGACGACAAGTGCCCCGAAATGA
- a CDS encoding glycosyltransferase: MRAPRVAYLPDSFHEVNGVAHTSRNFVAYAQRHGLPFLCVRAGTREISFEQTGELRTLELERSRGSVRMEKDLEFDTLFWRHGGAIRRELERFQPDVIHITGPSELGIFGAYFAWEMGIPLAASWHTNVHEYAARRIGWLTGRFSEESGATIERGVEGGALWATSRFYKLAKVLFAPNDELCEMLERTTGRPCYLMQRGVDTAWFSPAHRTREASDRAVVLGYVGRLSVEKNVALLARVERELAAMGVRDVRFLIVGHGSEEASLRGELAKAEFAGVLRGAALAEAYANMDVLVFPSHTDTFGNVVLEALASGVPAVVTLDGGPKFIVRDQETGFVTKDDLFSEVVAKLIGDRARLEQMRLSAREYALQCSWDAVFDRVYTGYETALRREDDGY; this comes from the coding sequence ATGCGTGCACCGCGTGTTGCCTATCTTCCGGACTCCTTTCATGAGGTCAATGGAGTAGCGCATACCAGTCGCAACTTTGTGGCGTATGCGCAGCGGCATGGGCTGCCTTTTCTGTGTGTGCGGGCAGGTACGCGTGAGATATCGTTCGAACAGACTGGGGAGTTGCGGACGCTGGAGTTGGAGCGTAGCCGGGGATCTGTGCGGATGGAGAAGGACCTGGAGTTCGACACGCTGTTCTGGCGGCATGGCGGCGCGATACGGCGGGAGTTGGAGCGGTTTCAGCCAGATGTAATTCATATTACGGGGCCGAGTGAGCTGGGGATCTTCGGCGCGTACTTTGCGTGGGAGATGGGGATTCCGTTGGCGGCGTCGTGGCACACGAATGTGCATGAGTATGCTGCGAGGAGGATCGGGTGGTTGACTGGACGGTTTTCGGAGGAGTCGGGCGCGACGATCGAGCGCGGGGTTGAGGGCGGAGCGTTGTGGGCTACGTCGCGGTTTTATAAGTTGGCAAAGGTATTGTTTGCGCCGAATGATGAACTCTGCGAGATGCTGGAACGGACTACGGGAAGGCCGTGCTACCTAATGCAGCGGGGCGTCGATACGGCGTGGTTTTCGCCGGCGCATCGAACGCGCGAAGCGAGCGATAGAGCTGTGGTGCTGGGATATGTGGGACGGCTCTCCGTTGAAAAGAACGTAGCGCTGCTGGCGAGGGTGGAGCGGGAGCTTGCAGCAATGGGAGTACGCGATGTGCGGTTTCTGATTGTTGGACATGGGAGCGAAGAGGCTTCGCTGCGCGGAGAACTTGCGAAGGCTGAGTTTGCCGGGGTGTTGCGTGGAGCGGCTCTGGCGGAGGCCTACGCGAACATGGATGTTCTGGTGTTTCCCTCGCACACGGACACGTTTGGGAACGTGGTTTTAGAGGCGCTGGCGAGTGGTGTGCCGGCGGTGGTAACTCTCGATGGCGGCCCAAAGTTTATTGTGCGTGATCAGGAGACTGGATTTGTAACGAAAGATGATCTTTTCTCGGAGGTGGTCGCGAAGCTGATCGGAGACCGAGCGCGTCTGGAGCAGATGCGGCTGTCGGCGCGAGAGTATGCGCTGCAGTGTAGCTGGGATGCTGTGTTCGACCGAGTGTACACAGGATATGAGACGGCGTTGCGGCGAGAGGACGACGGCTACTGA
- a CDS encoding VanZ family protein: protein MISIRNSNKERSFFIALACFAFPAIVVLSLLPNGGKTALHTKGRFHSLGHVVIFGFLAYAAGRTTRSVRARIFLFFGVALFGFGVELAEHLAYKAGLEWRDVLIDFAGVFVGTLIAFVGSSTES from the coding sequence TTGATCTCGATTCGCAACTCCAATAAAGAACGAAGTTTTTTCATTGCGCTCGCGTGCTTCGCCTTTCCGGCGATCGTTGTGCTTTCCCTGCTGCCCAACGGGGGTAAGACTGCTCTTCATACCAAGGGCAGGTTTCATTCGCTGGGGCACGTTGTGATCTTCGGATTTCTTGCTTATGCCGCGGGAAGAACCACGCGATCGGTTCGAGCACGGATCTTCCTGTTTTTCGGCGTGGCGCTGTTTGGTTTTGGAGTCGAACTTGCCGAGCATCTCGCTTATAAGGCAGGGCTGGAGTGGAGGGATGTGTTGATCGACTTCGCCGGTGTGTTTGTGGGGACGTTGATTGCATTCGTTGGTTCGTCGACTGAAAGTTGA
- a CDS encoding recombinase family protein: MAHFERIRDVISGPFSPEVIQQRTAAGWQIVSIEWRRELPDRETPTEGAFNESIPYGLRISDDCQRLEVDPRENQVLMLMMDLLGQDFSYSSIVSDLNEKGFRMRNGGPWNRIAVFNMMPRLIEVGPRMFLSDDWRTRQEKLSRL, from the coding sequence ATGGCTCATTTTGAACGGATTCGCGACGTAATCTCAGGGCCGTTTAGTCCTGAGGTGATTCAACAGCGTACAGCGGCTGGATGGCAGATTGTCTCGATCGAATGGCGAAGGGAGCTGCCCGATCGAGAGACCCCGACAGAAGGTGCGTTCAACGAAAGTATCCCGTACGGTCTGCGTATCTCGGACGACTGCCAGCGGCTGGAGGTCGATCCCCGCGAGAATCAGGTCCTGATGCTCATGATGGATCTGCTCGGACAGGACTTCTCGTATTCCAGCATCGTCAGCGACCTGAATGAGAAGGGGTTTCGGATGCGGAATGGCGGACCCTGGAACAGGATTGCCGTCTTCAACATGATGCCGCGCCTCATCGAGGTAGGGCCACGCATGTTCTTATCCGACGACTGGCGGACCAGGCAGGAGAAGCTTTCACGCTTATAG
- a CDS encoding DUF6629 family protein: protein MTYDEVIGGRNDVCFSAAANFVGSGVLGTIGVLTFTKVKHRRELLFASLPTLFAVHQFIEGFVWLGLDGVLSPAVTHNMGAAFMLYAQGLLPFLMPLSVLLFEADVKSRRRMLPFLVVGALTTLYMLWALAAYPTQIYVRGNSIVYMNPATNFTTVAVFYVIATCGSLLFSKVKDMVIFGVANITILLVVMAVKRYAFTSLWCAYAAVASVIILTYFWKSKDLRPLGYLDAI from the coding sequence GTGACCTATGATGAGGTCATCGGAGGGCGGAACGACGTGTGTTTTTCGGCGGCAGCAAACTTTGTTGGCAGCGGTGTGCTTGGGACGATCGGTGTGCTCACCTTTACGAAGGTAAAACATCGGAGAGAGCTGTTGTTTGCGTCGCTTCCGACGCTGTTTGCGGTTCACCAATTTATCGAGGGGTTTGTGTGGCTGGGGCTGGATGGGGTGTTGTCGCCTGCAGTCACGCATAATATGGGCGCGGCGTTTATGTTGTATGCGCAGGGTTTGCTGCCGTTTCTTATGCCGCTGAGCGTGTTGCTTTTTGAAGCGGATGTGAAGAGCCGGCGACGGATGCTGCCGTTTCTGGTGGTGGGAGCGCTGACGACGCTTTATATGCTTTGGGCTCTGGCAGCGTATCCGACGCAGATCTACGTACGTGGCAACAGCATTGTGTACATGAACCCTGCGACGAACTTCACGACAGTTGCGGTGTTCTATGTGATCGCGACGTGCGGATCGCTGTTGTTCTCGAAGGTGAAGGATATGGTGATCTTCGGCGTGGCCAACATCACGATTTTGCTCGTGGTGATGGCGGTAAAACGGTATGCGTTCACTTCGCTGTGGTGCGCGTATGCGGCGGTGGCGAGCGTGATCATTCTGACGTATTTCTGGAAGAGTAAAGATTTGCGGCCACTGGGATATCTCGATGCGATTTGA
- a CDS encoding zinc-dependent alcohol dehydrogenase family protein translates to MTNLSTMRAVELEEYNTPLRLTEMARPKADVGQVLVRVMASGVNPLDTKIRTGNGGHAKQTPPAVLGMDLAGVVEEVGAGVAGFRVGDEVYGMAGGIGGLQGTLAEFAAVNPELLAKKPKGLSMRQAAALPLSFITAWEGLVDRAGVREGQRVLVHAGAGGVGHVVVQIAKARGANVFATVSEEKRSIVEGYGATPIDYRAMKVEQYVAEHTGGEGFDVIYDTVGGATLDDSFAAAKIYTGHVVSCLGWGTHKLAPLSFRGATYSGVFTLLPMLTGKGRGHHGEILREAAKLVEAGALTPLVDERRFTLETAMQAHALVESGKALGKVVVEIGD, encoded by the coding sequence GTGACGAATTTATCGACTATGCGTGCGGTGGAGCTTGAGGAGTACAACACGCCTCTTCGATTGACGGAGATGGCGCGTCCGAAGGCTGACGTTGGACAGGTTCTGGTGCGAGTGATGGCTAGTGGCGTGAACCCTCTCGATACGAAGATTCGAACGGGTAATGGTGGTCATGCGAAACAGACTCCGCCGGCTGTTCTGGGGATGGATTTGGCGGGGGTTGTTGAGGAGGTCGGCGCGGGGGTGGCTGGCTTTCGCGTGGGCGATGAGGTGTACGGGATGGCTGGCGGGATTGGTGGGCTGCAGGGAACGCTCGCGGAGTTTGCGGCGGTAAATCCGGAGCTGCTTGCGAAGAAGCCTAAGGGCTTAAGCATGAGGCAGGCGGCGGCGCTTCCGCTCTCGTTCATTACGGCATGGGAGGGATTGGTGGATCGGGCTGGAGTTCGCGAAGGGCAGAGGGTGTTGGTGCATGCGGGTGCGGGCGGAGTGGGGCATGTGGTCGTACAGATTGCGAAGGCCCGGGGGGCGAATGTGTTTGCGACTGTGTCGGAGGAGAAGAGATCGATCGTTGAGGGATATGGAGCTACTCCGATTGACTATCGTGCGATGAAGGTCGAGCAGTATGTTGCGGAGCATACGGGTGGTGAGGGGTTCGACGTGATCTACGACACGGTGGGAGGGGCGACGCTGGATGACTCGTTTGCCGCAGCGAAGATTTATACGGGGCATGTGGTGAGTTGTCTTGGATGGGGGACGCATAAGCTGGCTCCGCTGTCGTTTCGCGGGGCTACTTATTCGGGCGTGTTTACGCTGCTGCCTATGTTGACCGGAAAGGGAAGGGGTCATCATGGGGAGATTCTGCGGGAGGCTGCGAAGCTGGTGGAGGCGGGAGCGCTGACGCCGCTGGTGGATGAGCGGCGTTTTACGCTGGAGACGGCGATGCAGGCGCATGCGCTGGTGGAGAGCGGGAAGGCGCTTGGGAAGGTTGTGGTGGAGATCGGGGACTAG
- a CDS encoding ABC-F family ATP-binding cassette domain-containing protein — protein MLQLSSAGKRFGQKLLFEDANWLITPDERTGLVGGNGTGKSTLLKIIGGIESLDYGVLTRNKGVTLGYLPQDGLALRGRTVFAECLSVFDHLHELERESIELTTVLSEADPKSKQYLAAAERYSDIADQLHVHDIYNLDSQVGAVLGGLGFSKEDWGRNTEEFSGGWQMRIALAKLLLQKPSLLLLDEPTNHLDIESRNWLESYLHDYPNAYILISHDRYFLDVTVNKTVELWNKRMHTYHGNYEKYVAQKEERRTQLMNAYKNQRDRIDALEAFINRFRYQATKAKQVQSRIKELEKIERIEVPEDESTIHFSIPQPPASGRTVLEVNHLKKVYPTPTGDEKLILDDLSFTIERGDRIALVGANGAGKSTLIRLLSHQEEATGGTIREGHNVLSDFFAQDQYKVLDPNAGMLDDISAAAPKVPVVELRSLLGCFMFSGDDVFKKLGVLSGGERNRYAMAKMLVSPSNFLLLDEPTNHLDLRAKDVLLDAIRNFTGTVLFVSHDRYFIDGLATRVFEVEDRRLHIYPGNYEDYLWRKQGGPEKVTEQITSSLAPAHAPAAPAPIVEAAPAPTAPAVSNIKRLNPIKLKQLEDRLGHAEEEIPRLESLIAAAEARLGNFTSADQSQKDAAELDELRAKRATLLAEWEELSLTLEEQQTA, from the coding sequence ATGCTCCAACTCTCCTCAGCCGGCAAACGCTTCGGCCAAAAACTCCTCTTTGAAGACGCGAACTGGCTGATCACGCCGGACGAGCGCACTGGTCTGGTCGGCGGCAACGGCACGGGCAAATCCACGCTTCTCAAGATCATCGGCGGCATCGAGTCACTCGACTACGGCGTCCTTACCCGGAACAAAGGAGTCACGCTTGGCTACCTGCCGCAGGACGGGCTCGCGCTTCGTGGCCGCACGGTCTTTGCTGAGTGCCTCTCGGTCTTCGACCATCTCCACGAGCTTGAGCGTGAGTCGATCGAGCTGACGACGGTGCTCTCCGAAGCTGATCCGAAGTCGAAACAGTACCTCGCTGCGGCGGAGCGCTACTCCGACATCGCCGATCAGTTGCACGTCCACGACATCTATAACCTCGACTCGCAGGTGGGCGCCGTACTTGGGGGGCTTGGATTTTCCAAAGAGGATTGGGGGCGAAACACCGAAGAGTTTTCTGGTGGCTGGCAGATGCGCATCGCGCTGGCCAAGTTGCTGCTGCAAAAGCCGTCTTTGCTGTTGCTGGACGAACCGACCAACCACCTCGATATTGAATCACGCAACTGGCTCGAAAGTTATCTTCACGACTACCCCAACGCTTACATTCTGATCTCGCATGATCGCTACTTTCTCGACGTTACTGTGAACAAGACCGTTGAACTGTGGAACAAGCGCATGCATACCTATCATGGCAACTACGAGAAGTACGTTGCGCAGAAGGAAGAGCGCCGCACGCAGTTGATGAATGCGTACAAGAATCAGCGCGATCGTATCGACGCGCTTGAAGCTTTCATCAACCGTTTCCGGTACCAGGCCACCAAGGCGAAGCAGGTGCAGTCGCGCATCAAGGAGCTTGAAAAGATCGAGCGCATCGAGGTGCCTGAAGATGAATCGACGATTCACTTCAGCATCCCGCAGCCTCCGGCGAGTGGCCGTACGGTGCTCGAGGTCAATCACCTCAAGAAGGTCTACCCTACGCCCACCGGTGATGAAAAGCTCATCCTCGACGACCTCAGCTTCACGATTGAGCGCGGCGACCGCATCGCCCTGGTAGGCGCGAATGGTGCGGGTAAATCGACGTTGATACGGCTGCTGAGCCACCAGGAAGAAGCCACGGGCGGGACGATACGCGAGGGGCATAATGTGCTCTCCGACTTCTTCGCGCAAGACCAGTACAAGGTGCTCGACCCCAACGCGGGGATGCTCGACGACATCAGCGCTGCCGCGCCCAAGGTGCCTGTGGTCGAACTGCGCTCCCTGCTTGGGTGTTTCATGTTCTCGGGCGACGATGTCTTCAAAAAACTCGGCGTGCTTTCGGGTGGTGAGCGCAACCGCTACGCTATGGCCAAGATGCTGGTCTCGCCGAGCAACTTCCTGCTGCTCGACGAGCCGACGAATCACCTTGATCTGCGCGCTAAGGATGTTCTCCTCGACGCCATTCGCAACTTTACCGGCACGGTCCTCTTCGTCTCGCACGATCGTTACTTCATCGATGGGCTTGCCACCCGCGTGTTCGAGGTAGAAGATCGCCGCCTCCACATCTACCCTGGCAACTATGAGGACTACCTCTGGCGCAAACAGGGTGGGCCTGAAAAAGTAACAGAGCAGATTACAAGTTCTCTCGCGCCTGCGCACGCGCCTGCGGCACCGGCCCCCATTGTTGAAGCTGCACCCGCGCCAACAGCACCTGCGGTGTCCAACATCAAGCGCCTGAACCCAATTAAACTCAAGCAGCTCGAAGATCGCCTTGGCCACGCCGAAGAGGAGATTCCTCGTCTCGAATCTCTTATCGCTGCTGCCGAGGCGCGGCTTGGAAACTTCACTTCTGCGGATCAATCACAAAAAGACGCTGCAGAACTCGATGAACTTCGCGCCAAGCGGGCCACGCTGCTTGCTGAATGGGAAGAACTCTCCCTCACCCTCGAAGAGCAGCAGACGGCATGA
- a CDS encoding DUF4139 domain-containing protein — protein MIRCFAFLPLLSFSFVVAQEPTATPAKLTIYNQDFAVARTTVPLDLHAGANEVLTTNVTKQLEPDSVILRDPSGRNLVNVVEQNYDAAVVDQQWLMDKYEGKTIDFEIQGPQVVESATGERQTVPAKTIEGRIIRAGSQSASGYPYSPPLIEVAGKMQFSMPGTPIFPATLDGLLLKPTLRWQIDAEKAARFNAELDYMTHGMNWQATYNVVVPESSDTTAPELAEIIGWVTIQNKTGADFPKATIQLMAGDVAKIQDLRRREMNGVAYNQNAMVFASSGAPAVTQEAFDDFHLYDLHRTVSLSNGETKQIQFLEASNVTVRRTYRFEGNNPVTQPFYPGYHNDQIGFDHSGNTRVAILQEIKNSVANHLGMPLPAGRLRFYRRDRDGQMQFVGRT, from the coding sequence ATGATTCGCTGTTTTGCTTTTCTGCCTCTTCTTTCCTTTTCTTTCGTCGTGGCGCAAGAGCCCACGGCCACGCCTGCCAAGCTCACGATCTACAACCAGGATTTTGCTGTCGCCCGCACCACTGTCCCTCTCGACCTTCATGCGGGAGCGAATGAGGTTCTCACGACAAATGTGACCAAGCAACTGGAGCCGGATTCGGTGATTCTTCGCGACCCGAGTGGCCGCAATCTGGTGAACGTGGTGGAACAGAACTATGACGCCGCGGTAGTCGACCAGCAGTGGCTGATGGACAAGTATGAGGGCAAGACGATCGACTTTGAGATACAGGGACCGCAGGTGGTTGAGAGTGCAACCGGGGAGCGGCAGACGGTTCCGGCTAAGACGATTGAGGGGCGAATCATCCGAGCAGGGAGTCAGTCGGCGAGTGGATATCCATACTCCCCACCGCTGATCGAAGTGGCGGGTAAAATGCAGTTTTCGATGCCTGGGACACCAATTTTTCCTGCCACACTCGACGGATTGTTGCTGAAACCTACCCTCCGGTGGCAGATCGATGCTGAGAAGGCTGCGCGGTTTAATGCGGAGCTGGACTACATGACACATGGGATGAACTGGCAGGCCACCTATAACGTGGTGGTGCCGGAGAGCTCCGATACAACTGCGCCAGAGCTGGCGGAGATCATTGGGTGGGTGACGATTCAGAATAAGACGGGGGCAGACTTTCCAAAGGCCACGATTCAGCTAATGGCTGGTGACGTGGCGAAGATTCAGGATCTGCGTCGCCGAGAGATGAATGGCGTGGCTTATAACCAGAATGCCATGGTGTTTGCGTCCTCAGGTGCTCCAGCAGTTACCCAAGAAGCATTCGACGACTTTCATCTGTATGACCTTCATCGCACCGTTTCCCTCAGCAATGGCGAGACGAAGCAGATTCAGTTTCTGGAAGCTTCAAATGTGACTGTTCGGCGTACCTACCGGTTCGAAGGCAATAACCCGGTTACGCAGCCTTTCTATCCCGGTTACCACAATGACCAAATCGGTTTTGATCATTCGGGTAATACTCGCGTCGCGATCTTGCAGGAGATCAAAAACTCCGTGGCGAATCATCTTGGCATGCCGTTGCCTGCGGGAAGGCTTCGTTTTTATCGCCGGGATCGTGACGGGCAGATGCAGTTTGTAGGGAGAACGTGA